One genomic segment of Occultella kanbiaonis includes these proteins:
- a CDS encoding VOC family protein, whose translation MTHMNQQVHFITLATADLDAARRFYAEALGWTPTLDVPGEILFFQVAPGQMLGLFDAVKFNEDLGAPAGPASVSGVTLAHNVAGPDQVRDLVEAMAAAGGTVLTAPQPGAFGGIFHAHVQDPNGVIWEIAHNPGWAIEADGTVRFG comes from the coding sequence ATGACCCACATGAACCAGCAGGTGCATTTCATCACCCTCGCCACCGCTGACCTGGACGCGGCCCGCCGGTTCTACGCCGAGGCCCTCGGCTGGACGCCCACCCTGGACGTGCCGGGCGAGATCCTGTTCTTCCAGGTGGCGCCGGGCCAGATGCTCGGGCTCTTCGACGCCGTGAAGTTCAACGAGGACCTCGGCGCCCCGGCCGGCCCGGCCTCGGTCTCCGGGGTGACGCTGGCCCACAACGTGGCCGGGCCGGACCAGGTCCGCGACCTGGTCGAGGCGATGGCCGCCGCCGGTGGCACCGTACTCACGGCGCCGCAGCCCGGGGCGTTCGGCGGGATCTTCCACGCGCACGTCCAGGACCCGAACGGGGTCATCTGGGAGATCGCACACAACCCGGGCTGGGCGATCGAGGCCGACGGAACGGTGCGGTTCGGCTAG
- a CDS encoding VOC family protein — protein sequence MTTHTHSIPFSIDYIEISVTDLQAAKDFYGRAFGWEFTAYGDEYAGIRTPAEAGGEEAGGLALVPEPKPAGGPLVLLYSDDLDASVTAVTRAGGTVVNGPYEFPGGRRFHFTDPSGNELGVWAAA from the coding sequence ATGACCACTCACACCCACAGCATTCCGTTCTCCATCGACTACATCGAGATCTCGGTCACCGATCTGCAGGCCGCCAAGGACTTCTACGGGCGGGCCTTCGGCTGGGAGTTCACCGCCTACGGCGACGAGTACGCAGGCATCCGCACGCCCGCCGAGGCCGGTGGTGAGGAGGCCGGCGGCCTCGCCCTGGTGCCGGAGCCGAAGCCGGCGGGCGGTCCGCTCGTGCTGCTCTACAGCGACGACCTCGACGCCTCCGTGACGGCCGTGACGCGGGCCGGCGGCACCGTCGTCAACGGCCCCTACGAGTTTCCCGGCGGCCGACGGTTCCACTTCACGGACCCGAGCGGCAACGAACTGGGCGTCTGGGCCGCGGCGTAG
- a CDS encoding ABC transporter ATP-binding protein, which translates to MIGVEDLTVQLDHRTVVGPISFTAGPGEVIALVGESGSGKTTTGLAVMGEFPSGARVAGVVRSDPRRIGYVPQHPGAVLTPSRRVGSLLREVARVRGRAGTESVARAVARAHLDPALLRRFPHQLSGGQQQRAVFALALIGDPDCLVVDEPTTGQDPGHRDALAAELESLREEGTAIILLSHDLALVRRLADDTLVLRRGAVVEHGRDLWAHPREPYTRQLIEAGIGEPPAGRTASAPTSSPVLRVDRLTAGYGRRGDPVLDEVELRLERGSTLTVRGPSGAGKSTLARCLAGLHQPHGGELRLAGRVTPWAVRARTGADRALVQYVFQDARAAFDPFRPIGAQVIRPVVNLRGDGRAEVAAALADVAGQVGLEPDHLARRVSQLSGGELQRAALARALLARPDVLICDEITTGLDAVTREAVLDLLERMVDGGMALVIITHEDRVARRFADRVLSLEPPGPAYAAAQTPSSLPLGSVKWNRRPPGNS; encoded by the coding sequence GTGATCGGTGTCGAGGACCTGACCGTCCAGCTCGACCACCGGACCGTGGTGGGTCCGATCTCGTTCACAGCGGGACCCGGCGAGGTCATCGCGCTCGTGGGGGAGTCCGGCAGCGGCAAGACCACGACCGGCCTCGCCGTGATGGGCGAGTTCCCCAGTGGCGCGAGGGTCGCCGGCGTGGTGCGCAGCGATCCGCGCCGCATCGGATACGTGCCACAGCACCCCGGCGCGGTCCTCACGCCGAGCCGGCGGGTGGGGTCGCTGCTGCGGGAGGTGGCACGGGTGCGAGGACGCGCGGGCACCGAGTCGGTCGCCCGTGCGGTGGCACGCGCCCACCTGGACCCCGCCCTGCTGAGACGGTTCCCGCACCAGCTCTCGGGCGGTCAGCAGCAGCGCGCGGTATTCGCGCTGGCCCTGATCGGTGACCCGGACTGCCTGGTCGTGGACGAACCCACGACCGGTCAGGATCCCGGCCACCGCGATGCGCTCGCGGCCGAGCTGGAGTCCCTGCGCGAGGAGGGCACCGCGATCATCCTGCTCAGCCACGACCTCGCCCTCGTGCGCCGCCTCGCCGACGACACCCTCGTGCTGCGCCGCGGGGCGGTCGTCGAGCACGGCCGGGACCTGTGGGCCCATCCACGCGAGCCGTACACGAGGCAGCTGATCGAAGCCGGCATCGGCGAGCCGCCGGCCGGCAGGACGGCCTCGGCGCCGACGTCATCGCCGGTGCTACGGGTCGACCGGCTGACGGCGGGATACGGGCGTCGGGGCGACCCAGTGCTGGACGAGGTCGAGCTCCGGCTCGAGCGCGGCAGCACCCTGACGGTGCGCGGCCCGTCGGGCGCCGGCAAGTCGACCTTGGCACGGTGCCTCGCGGGCCTGCATCAGCCGCACGGTGGCGAGTTGCGCCTGGCCGGCCGGGTGACGCCGTGGGCGGTGCGCGCGCGGACGGGCGCCGATCGCGCGCTGGTGCAGTACGTGTTCCAGGACGCGCGTGCCGCGTTCGACCCGTTCCGCCCGATCGGCGCGCAGGTGATCCGCCCGGTCGTGAACCTGCGCGGCGACGGCCGTGCGGAGGTCGCAGCGGCGCTCGCGGACGTCGCCGGGCAGGTCGGTCTCGAGCCGGACCACCTCGCCCGGCGGGTGAGCCAGCTGTCCGGTGGCGAGTTGCAGCGCGCGGCACTGGCCCGCGCACTGCTCGCCCGCCCGGACGTGCTGATCTGCGACGAGATCACCACCGGCCTGGACGCCGTGACGCGAGAGGCCGTGCTGGACCTGCTCGAGCGCATGGTCGACGGCGGCATGGCGCTCGTCATCATCACGCACGAGGATCGGGTCGCACGTCGCTTCGCCGACCGCGTGCTCTCGCTCGAACCGCCCGGACCGGCCTACGCCGCGGCCCAGACGCCCAGTTCGTTGCCGCTCGGGTCCGTGAAGTGGAACCGTCGGCCGCCGGGAAACTCGTAG
- a CDS encoding ABC transporter permease codes for MRRLVRHGVVIALLAIPGALALVGPLFATSGGSRSTAFDPAAGPFGSDFAGRDVLDELLLGGAPIVITSVGATVLCYVLAVPLALTAAATRRRWLDELIMRPFDVVLAMPSLLVLILLASIAPQHDLVLIGIVVVVLAPDATRVIRAAALGPANGAAAEAMLLAGEPRWRRVGWFLGRSAMGMIVADAGVRFVGALYLVASASFLGVGVDPDRSNWGVMVEQNRDGLLLQPLATLLPACLITALAVGLNLAMDEWRLRAHREGATR; via the coding sequence GTGAGGCGGCTCGTGCGCCACGGCGTCGTCATCGCACTCCTCGCGATCCCGGGCGCGCTCGCGCTCGTCGGGCCCCTGTTCGCCACCTCCGGTGGCTCCCGGTCGACGGCGTTCGACCCGGCGGCCGGACCGTTCGGCTCCGACTTCGCCGGGCGCGACGTGCTGGACGAACTGCTCCTCGGCGGTGCGCCGATCGTGATCACCTCCGTCGGAGCCACGGTGCTCTGTTACGTGCTGGCGGTACCGCTCGCGCTGACGGCGGCGGCCACGCGCCGCCGGTGGCTGGACGAGCTGATCATGCGGCCGTTCGACGTCGTGCTCGCGATGCCATCGCTGCTGGTGCTGATCCTGCTCGCCTCGATCGCGCCACAGCACGACCTGGTCCTGATCGGGATCGTCGTGGTGGTGCTCGCGCCCGACGCGACGCGGGTCATCCGCGCCGCCGCCCTGGGGCCGGCGAACGGTGCAGCCGCGGAGGCCATGCTGCTCGCCGGCGAGCCACGATGGCGGCGCGTGGGCTGGTTCCTCGGCAGGTCGGCGATGGGCATGATCGTGGCGGACGCCGGCGTGCGGTTCGTGGGCGCGCTCTACCTGGTCGCCTCGGCGAGCTTCCTCGGGGTCGGGGTCGACCCCGATCGGAGCAACTGGGGCGTCATGGTCGAGCAGAACCGCGACGGGCTGCTGCTGCAGCCGCTGGCGACCCTGCTGCCGGCGTGCCTGATCACGGCCCTGGCCGTGGGGCTGAACCTCGCGATGGACGAGTGGCGACTGCGCGCCCACAGGGAAGGCGCCACCCGGTGA
- a CDS encoding ABC transporter permease yields MSLTGLLARRIAVGVVQVFGVVTIVFLLTEALPGDAAVVIAGDAPDPERIAQLRAALRLDEPWGRRYLGWWGELLRGDLGRSLISGRPVADTLRAGLAPTALLAGITFLLLPPLATVLGVAAARKPGSVVDRVISSVSLGFYSVPEFASAIVLITLFALQLGLLPANALGVADLLAQPFVLVLPVVVLLIRPLCSVSRLVRAGLVDARESDYTRHLRRIGLSERRITWAHALPTSGAPAVQQLARAVDWLLGGVIVVEAVFVIPGLGTTLVDAVGTRDVPVVQGLAVFFGLVTVAVNVVADAVSYRMNPAAVTS; encoded by the coding sequence GTGAGCCTGACCGGTCTGCTCGCCCGTCGCATCGCCGTCGGCGTGGTCCAGGTGTTCGGCGTCGTCACGATCGTGTTCCTGCTCACCGAGGCGTTGCCGGGCGATGCGGCGGTCGTGATCGCCGGCGACGCCCCCGATCCGGAGCGGATCGCGCAGCTGCGCGCCGCGCTGCGACTGGACGAGCCGTGGGGGCGGCGTTACCTCGGATGGTGGGGTGAGCTCCTGCGCGGGGACCTGGGCAGGTCCCTGATCTCCGGGCGACCGGTGGCCGACACCCTGCGCGCCGGCCTGGCACCGACCGCGCTGCTCGCCGGCATCACGTTCCTGCTCCTGCCGCCGCTGGCGACCGTGCTCGGCGTGGCCGCGGCCCGCAAACCGGGCTCGGTGGTCGATCGCGTGATCAGCAGCGTCAGCCTCGGGTTCTACTCCGTTCCGGAGTTCGCGTCGGCCATCGTGCTCATCACGCTCTTCGCACTGCAGCTCGGTCTGCTGCCGGCGAACGCACTCGGGGTCGCCGATCTGCTCGCGCAGCCGTTCGTGCTGGTGCTGCCGGTGGTGGTGCTTCTGATCCGGCCGCTCTGCTCGGTGTCCCGCCTGGTGCGCGCCGGACTGGTCGATGCACGGGAGAGCGACTACACGCGCCACCTGCGCAGGATCGGGCTGAGCGAGCGCCGGATCACCTGGGCACACGCGCTGCCGACGTCCGGGGCGCCCGCGGTGCAGCAGTTGGCGCGGGCCGTGGACTGGCTGCTGGGCGGCGTGATCGTGGTGGAGGCGGTGTTCGTGATCCCGGGCCTCGGCACCACCCTGGTGGACGCGGTCGGCACGCGGGACGTCCCGGTCGTGCAGGGCCTCGCCGTGTTCTTCGGGCTGGTCACAGTCGCGGTGAACGTCGTCGCCGACGCCGTCAGCTACCGGATGAATCCTGCGGCGGTCACGTCGTGA
- a CDS encoding ABC transporter substrate-binding protein → MTTSPELRPSRRTLLIGASLAAVTTGLAACTPRSPATGSAPDTGAEPVPGGVLRAAFAGGGAQETLDPHRANLFLEGSRSKMIFEKLADLGEDMSAVPRLAQEWEPSADLTQWTIRLREAVFHDGRPVRPEDVLYSYRRIKDPAEGFRARSNFAMLDLDASEVLDERTLRLHLTRSYAEFPNSLAAFGAFIVPEDTTNFDEPIGSGPFRFAGWDPGRSLTLDAFDEYWEGRPYLDRLEYLIANEESARINALVSGTVQYAHDVSGSTAQTYAARDDLAFIRLPNSGMNGFAMKTDRAPFDHPDARRALFALADRQELVDAALGGAGDIGNDLFGKGYEYYADDLPQREQDLDLARRLIASSGLGDHEIVIDTADAGSGLIASANVFADQLRAAGLTASVRQRDAGTYWSEILDEGILCAYRSGGMPIESHVSQRLLSDSSTNATAWRDPAFDALYADAIATADPAVRAGIYHDMQATLHDRGGFLIWGFADWIVATSANVGGIVEAPANSLDWARFDRVWLA, encoded by the coding sequence ATGACCACATCCCCCGAGCTGCGCCCATCCCGCAGAACCCTGCTGATCGGCGCGTCGCTCGCCGCCGTGACGACGGGCCTGGCGGCCTGCACGCCACGCTCACCCGCCACGGGCTCGGCCCCCGACACCGGCGCCGAACCGGTGCCAGGTGGGGTGCTGCGCGCGGCCTTCGCGGGCGGAGGCGCCCAGGAGACACTCGACCCACACCGGGCGAACCTGTTCCTGGAGGGATCACGCTCGAAGATGATCTTCGAGAAGCTCGCCGACCTCGGCGAGGACATGTCGGCGGTGCCACGGCTGGCGCAGGAGTGGGAGCCGAGCGCCGACCTGACCCAGTGGACCATTCGGCTGCGCGAGGCCGTCTTCCACGACGGGCGACCGGTCCGCCCGGAGGACGTCCTGTACAGCTACCGACGCATCAAGGACCCGGCCGAAGGCTTCCGGGCACGCAGCAACTTCGCCATGCTCGACCTGGACGCCTCCGAGGTCCTGGACGAACGCACGCTGCGCCTGCACCTGACCCGGTCCTACGCCGAATTCCCGAACTCCCTGGCCGCGTTCGGTGCGTTCATCGTGCCCGAGGACACGACGAACTTCGACGAGCCGATCGGATCGGGGCCGTTCCGCTTCGCCGGTTGGGATCCCGGGCGGTCGCTGACCCTGGACGCGTTCGACGAGTACTGGGAGGGACGCCCGTACCTCGACCGTCTCGAGTACCTGATCGCGAACGAGGAGTCCGCCCGCATCAACGCACTGGTGAGCGGAACCGTCCAGTACGCGCACGACGTGTCCGGTTCGACCGCACAGACGTACGCGGCGCGCGACGACCTCGCGTTCATCCGCCTGCCGAACAGCGGCATGAACGGCTTCGCGATGAAGACCGACCGCGCGCCGTTCGACCACCCTGACGCGCGGCGCGCACTGTTCGCCCTCGCGGACCGCCAGGAGTTGGTCGACGCCGCACTGGGGGGTGCGGGCGACATCGGCAACGACCTGTTCGGCAAGGGGTACGAGTACTACGCCGACGACCTTCCGCAGCGCGAGCAGGACCTCGACCTCGCCCGCCGGCTCATCGCCTCCAGTGGGTTGGGCGATCACGAGATCGTGATCGACACCGCCGACGCGGGCTCCGGCCTGATCGCCAGTGCGAACGTGTTCGCGGACCAGTTGCGCGCCGCCGGCCTCACCGCGTCCGTGCGGCAGCGCGACGCCGGCACCTACTGGTCCGAGATCCTCGACGAGGGCATCCTGTGCGCCTACCGCTCGGGTGGCATGCCCATCGAGTCACATGTCTCCCAGCGACTGCTGAGCGACTCCAGCACGAACGCGACCGCCTGGCGCGATCCGGCGTTCGACGCGCTCTACGCCGACGCGATCGCCACGGCGGATCCCGCCGTACGGGCCGGGATCTACCACGACATGCAGGCCACGCTCCACGACCGGGGCGGTTTCCTGATCTGGGGTTTCGCGGACTGGATCGTCGCGACGAGCGCGAACGTCGGGGGCATCGTCGAGGCCCCGGCGAACTCGCTCGACTGGGCGCGGTTCGACCGCGTCTGGCTCGCGTGA
- a CDS encoding MFS transporter: protein MTDRSSLRSFSRPVQVLVLNQFGVNLGFYLLLPFLAAYLTDSIGLTLAAVGLVLGARNLAQQGLFLVGGVCADRIGSRPMILVGCLLRVVGFGMFALTEDLWGLLAAAVLSGVAGALFNPAVRSYVATASQGRTAEAFAWFALAGNAGMFVGPVLGALLLLVDFRMVAGVAAGVFAVLTIAQAIWLPAQSGDRPVPERGGMVGLLRNGRFWLFALAGSALFALQNQLYLMFPREADPLLGGNAGTVSVFVVSTVVAVACQRPLTRYAMARWQARRSIAVGYAVMGIGMLAPAATAAAGPAVRLTVILLAAAVLGLGVVIAQPFMLERIAQHASPGMTGTYYGAFYLLSGVIAAASGAGIGALLERSAPLSWLACGIAALAAAALSLSPSTAPRAPHPSDPTPASHTTDRNQGPSKPSERSIPR from the coding sequence ATGACCGACCGCTCGAGCCTGCGTTCCTTCTCACGTCCGGTGCAGGTACTGGTGCTGAACCAGTTCGGAGTGAACCTCGGCTTCTACCTGCTCCTGCCGTTCCTCGCGGCGTACCTGACCGACTCCATCGGACTGACCCTGGCCGCCGTCGGCCTCGTCCTCGGTGCCCGCAACCTGGCCCAGCAAGGCTTGTTCCTGGTCGGCGGGGTCTGCGCGGACCGGATCGGCAGCCGCCCGATGATCCTGGTGGGTTGCCTCCTGCGCGTCGTCGGCTTCGGGATGTTCGCCCTGACCGAGGACCTCTGGGGGCTACTCGCGGCCGCTGTGCTCAGCGGCGTCGCCGGCGCGCTGTTCAACCCGGCCGTCCGCTCCTATGTCGCCACCGCGTCGCAGGGGCGTACCGCGGAGGCGTTCGCCTGGTTCGCGCTCGCCGGCAACGCCGGCATGTTCGTCGGGCCGGTGCTCGGGGCGCTGCTTCTGCTCGTCGACTTCCGCATGGTCGCCGGCGTCGCGGCCGGGGTCTTCGCGGTCCTCACGATCGCGCAGGCGATCTGGCTCCCGGCGCAGTCGGGGGACCGGCCTGTCCCGGAGCGTGGCGGCATGGTCGGGCTGCTCCGCAACGGCCGGTTCTGGCTGTTCGCGCTCGCCGGGAGCGCCCTCTTCGCCCTCCAGAACCAGCTGTACCTGATGTTCCCGAGGGAGGCCGACCCGCTGCTCGGCGGGAATGCCGGCACCGTCTCGGTGTTCGTCGTCTCGACCGTCGTGGCCGTGGCCTGCCAGCGCCCGCTCACCCGCTATGCGATGGCCAGATGGCAGGCCCGCCGCTCGATCGCCGTCGGCTATGCCGTGATGGGGATCGGTATGCTCGCGCCGGCGGCGACCGCCGCCGCAGGTCCCGCCGTGCGGCTCACCGTGATCCTCCTCGCCGCGGCCGTCCTCGGCCTCGGCGTGGTGATCGCGCAGCCGTTCATGCTTGAGCGGATCGCCCAGCACGCCTCGCCCGGGATGACCGGCACCTATTACGGCGCCTTCTATCTGCTCTCCGGCGTGATCGCCGCGGCATCGGGGGCGGGAATCGGCGCACTGCTCGAACGGTCGGCGCCGCTGTCCTGGCTCGCCTGCGGCATCGCCGCGCTCGCCGCCGCCGCGCTCTCGCTCTCGCCGTCCACGGCCCCGCGCGCTCCCCACCCCAGCGACCCGACCCCCGCCAGCCACACCACAGACCGGAACCAGGGCCCTTCGAAGCCCTCCGAGAGGAGCATCCCCCGATGA
- a CDS encoding LysR family transcriptional regulator, with translation MANHADAVSSVDELRLAVALADHGSMLAAAASLHIAQPSASQRLRRLESRVGLALFDRDTRGTRPTSAGLEYVRLARRALETIESVTDGARRAAGRPRSRTGTFTSLSVPVFTAVQRLLPPPATVEQRIGNGRRLLRMIDGGELDAAVIIAPHATWAPTTAEVTRLGSDPLLLVTPPEVEAIDPARERRRGWALPVWVATYSSQPDDVAQDFAAMGAQVRLAGSAPVALAIARERGELAAVPRSAWSADRHQGEHAQALPGAFSMPLALVTVRTSPLSGRGGELATELGLAQADTAMRT, from the coding sequence ATGGCGAATCACGCAGACGCAGTGAGTTCGGTCGACGAGCTGCGCCTCGCGGTCGCGCTCGCCGACCACGGCTCGATGCTCGCCGCGGCCGCGAGCCTCCACATCGCGCAACCCTCCGCGTCCCAGCGGTTGCGCCGCCTGGAGTCACGGGTCGGCCTCGCCCTGTTCGACCGGGACACGCGCGGGACCCGCCCGACGTCCGCCGGCCTGGAGTACGTGCGCCTCGCTCGCCGCGCCCTGGAGACCATCGAGTCGGTGACCGATGGCGCACGCCGCGCAGCCGGCCGTCCCCGGTCCAGGACCGGGACCTTCACGAGCCTGTCGGTGCCGGTCTTCACGGCGGTGCAGCGACTCCTACCACCACCGGCCACCGTGGAGCAGCGGATCGGGAACGGCCGTCGGCTGCTGCGGATGATCGACGGCGGCGAACTCGACGCGGCGGTCATCATCGCGCCGCACGCGACGTGGGCGCCGACCACGGCCGAGGTGACGCGGCTCGGGAGCGATCCGCTGTTGCTCGTCACACCGCCCGAGGTGGAGGCCATTGACCCGGCGCGCGAGCGGCGACGGGGGTGGGCCCTTCCGGTCTGGGTCGCGACCTACAGCTCGCAGCCGGACGACGTGGCTCAGGATTTCGCCGCGATGGGGGCACAGGTGCGCCTGGCCGGCTCCGCGCCGGTCGCCCTCGCGATCGCACGCGAACGCGGTGAGCTCGCGGCGGTTCCCCGGTCGGCCTGGTCCGCCGATCGCCATCAGGGCGAGCACGCTCAGGCGCTGCCTGGCGCGTTCTCGATGCCGCTCGCCCTCGTCACCGTCCGCACGAGCCCGCTGTCCGGCCGCGGTGGCGAGCTCGCCACCGAACTCGGGCTGGCTCAGGCCGACACGGCCATGAGGACCTGA
- the ribH gene encoding 6,7-dimethyl-8-ribityllumazine synthase, whose product MSGHGSPDQTIPHLPQARVAVVAASWHEQVMDGLLAGALRACSKAGIAEPTVLRVPGSFELPVAADRLARSHDAVVALGVVIRGGTPHFEYVCAAATDGLARVALDHGVPVGFGLLTCDDETQALDRAGLPGSREDKGYEAAAAALVTAQVLMAVSA is encoded by the coding sequence ATGAGCGGACACGGAAGCCCCGACCAGACAATTCCCCACCTGCCGCAGGCGCGGGTCGCCGTCGTCGCCGCGTCCTGGCACGAGCAGGTCATGGACGGCCTGCTCGCCGGCGCGCTGCGCGCCTGCAGTAAGGCCGGCATCGCCGAGCCGACGGTGCTGCGGGTGCCCGGATCGTTCGAGCTGCCCGTGGCCGCCGATCGTCTGGCCCGCAGCCATGACGCCGTGGTCGCACTCGGCGTGGTCATCCGCGGCGGCACACCGCACTTCGAGTACGTGTGCGCGGCGGCCACCGACGGGCTCGCCCGAGTGGCCCTCGACCACGGTGTTCCCGTCGGCTTCGGCCTGTTGACGTGCGACGACGAGACCCAGGCGCTCGACCGGGCGGGCCTACCCGGGTCCCGGGAGGACAAGGGCTACGAGGCCGCGGCCGCGGCGCTCGTGACCGCTCAGGTCCTCATGGCCGTGTCGGCCTGA
- a CDS encoding bifunctional 3,4-dihydroxy-2-butanone-4-phosphate synthase/GTP cyclohydrolase II yields the protein MSTIRLDAVSRAVAEIAAGRPVVVVDDEDRENEGDLIFSAAAATPELLAMTVRYSSGIVCAPMPGAHADRLGLPLMVERTEDPLRTAFTVSVDARDGVGTGISAADRARTLRLLAGGDTTAGDLTRPGHVFPLRARAGGVLERRGHTEAAVDLMALAGQPDVGVLVELVHDDGTMMRGPALREFADRHDLAMISIEDLATHRLAMATPLEITEPVRLPTRHGEFTALAVREADTRPDPVPAPGSGAEHLVLVRGDVTGPEPVLVRVHSECVTGDVLGSRRCDCGPQLEESLARIDREGRGVLVLLRGHEGRGIGLIEKLRAYALQETGRDTVDANLDLGLPVDARSFAVVPRILDHLGVRSVRLLTHNPAKAQALRAGGVDVTGTVDLTTHPTPENLAYLTTKRDRLGHHLVGLPHHQTGESA from the coding sequence ATGAGCACAATCCGCCTCGACGCCGTCTCCCGCGCCGTCGCCGAGATCGCCGCCGGCCGGCCCGTGGTCGTGGTCGATGACGAGGACCGCGAGAACGAGGGAGACCTGATCTTCTCCGCGGCCGCCGCCACGCCCGAACTCCTGGCCATGACGGTGCGGTACTCCAGCGGTATCGTCTGCGCCCCGATGCCCGGCGCGCACGCCGACCGGCTCGGCCTGCCGCTGATGGTCGAACGCACCGAGGACCCGCTACGCACGGCCTTCACGGTGAGCGTCGACGCCCGCGACGGCGTCGGCACCGGAATCAGCGCGGCCGACCGCGCCCGCACCCTGCGCCTGCTCGCGGGAGGCGACACCACCGCCGGCGACCTCACCCGTCCCGGTCACGTCTTCCCGCTGCGGGCCCGCGCGGGCGGGGTGCTCGAACGTCGCGGGCACACCGAGGCCGCGGTCGACCTGATGGCGCTCGCCGGCCAACCGGACGTAGGCGTGCTCGTCGAGCTGGTCCACGACGACGGCACCATGATGCGCGGCCCGGCCCTGCGGGAGTTCGCCGACCGCCACGACCTGGCGATGATCTCCATCGAGGACCTCGCCACCCACCGCCTGGCCATGGCCACCCCACTGGAGATCACCGAGCCGGTACGGCTGCCCACCAGACACGGGGAGTTCACCGCGCTCGCCGTGCGGGAGGCCGACACCCGTCCCGATCCGGTGCCGGCGCCGGGGTCGGGAGCCGAGCACCTGGTGCTGGTCCGTGGCGACGTCACCGGTCCCGAACCAGTCCTGGTCCGGGTGCACTCCGAGTGCGTGACCGGTGACGTCCTGGGCAGCCGACGCTGCGACTGCGGACCTCAGCTGGAGGAGTCCCTGGCCCGGATCGATCGCGAGGGGCGCGGTGTCCTGGTGCTGCTGCGCGGGCACGAGGGCCGTGGCATCGGCCTCATCGAGAAACTGCGTGCGTATGCGCTGCAGGAGACCGGCCGCGACACCGTCGACGCCAATCTCGACCTGGGGCTGCCGGTCGATGCGCGGTCGTTCGCCGTGGTCCCACGGATCCTCGACCACCTCGGTGTCCGCTCGGTCCGGCTGCTCACCCACAATCCGGCCAAGGCCCAGGCGCTGCGGGCCGGCGGCGTCGACGTGACCGGCACCGTCGACCTGACCACCCACCCGACGCCGGAGAACCTGGCCTACCTGACCACCAAGCGGGACCGACTGGGTCACCACCTCGTCGGCCTGCCCCACCACCAGACCGGAGAGAGTGCATGA
- a CDS encoding riboflavin synthase yields the protein MFTGIVEELGTVEGIDSSKDSTRLHLRAPLVLSDAAPGDSITVNGCCLTVTEHDGQVWSADVIRTTLAATSLGTLAAGDRVNLERSLRADARLGGHIVQGHVDGVGEVIAAGPGEGGHLIRIALPDGVTRYVVDRGSIAVDGVSLTVASVADGVTTIGLIPETLARTTLGLRGVGSRVNIEVDVLAKYVENLLPGLEAVARR from the coding sequence ATGTTCACCGGAATCGTCGAGGAACTCGGCACCGTCGAGGGCATCGACTCCTCGAAGGACTCCACCCGCCTGCACCTCCGCGCGCCGCTCGTCCTCTCCGACGCCGCGCCGGGCGACTCGATCACCGTCAACGGCTGCTGCCTGACCGTCACCGAGCACGACGGTCAGGTGTGGAGCGCCGACGTCATCCGGACCACCCTCGCGGCCACCTCGCTCGGCACCCTCGCGGCCGGCGACCGAGTGAACCTCGAGCGGTCCCTGCGCGCGGACGCCCGCCTCGGCGGTCACATCGTGCAGGGCCACGTCGACGGCGTCGGCGAGGTGATCGCGGCCGGGCCCGGCGAGGGCGGGCACCTGATCCGTATCGCACTGCCCGACGGCGTCACTCGCTACGTGGTCGACCGTGGGTCGATCGCCGTGGACGGCGTGAGCCTGACCGTTGCGTCCGTGGCGGACGGCGTGACGACCATCGGCCTGATCCCGGAGACGCTCGCCCGCACCACCCTCGGCCTGCGCGGCGTCGGATCGCGCGTGAACATCGAGGTGGACGTCCTGGCCAAGTACGTCGAGAACCTCCTGCCCGGCCTCGAGGCCGTGGCGCGACGATGA